TCAAGTGAACGAACCCAGTCAATTCCGTCGGTGGTCGCGGAGGGCTATTTGTTCGCACGGGATGAGGCGTGGCCGTCGTCACGCGCGTTGCCCATCGTTCCGACACCGACAGGAGAAGAGCCTCCATGACCACCACCACCAAGGCCAGGCGGCTCGTGCCCGCTGCACTGGTCGCGCTCTCGCTCGTGCCCATCCTGGCCGGCGCCGCCCGTCTGGCCGAGCTGGCGGGCGGCGCCGAACTCACGCCGCACAACGCGCGGTTCTTCGCATCGCCCCTACCGGTGGTGCTGCACGTCCTCAGCGCCAGCGTGTATTGCGTCCTGGGTGCCTGCCAATTCGCCCCGGACTTTCGCCGTCGGCGGCCCGGCTGGCACCGCGTCGCCGGGCGGCTCCTGGTCGCGTGCGGCCTCTTGGCTGGGCTCTCGGGCTTGTGGATGACGCTGTTCTATCCCCGCGCCGAAGGCGACGGTGTGCTCCTCGACGGCCTGCGGCTCCTGTTCGGCGCGGCGATGGTCCTTTCCCTCGTCCTGGGGCTGGCCGCGATCCTGCGGCGGGACGTCGGCCGCCACCGGGCCTGGTCGATTCGAGGCTACGCCATCGGTCTGGGCGCGGGCACGCAGGTGCTGGTCTCCGTGCCCTGGTTCCTCATCGTCGGCACGCCCGGCGAACTCGCCAGAGCGCTGCTGTTGGGCGCCGGCTGGGTCATCAACCTCGCCGTGGCCGAGCGGGTCATTCGTCGACAAACCGCCTCGCCGGTTCGCGCTGCCCAGATGCGCGAGGGGCTGCTCGAGGTACGCGCCAGCGTCGGGAACGCCTCACGCCCGCTGTAGTTTGAGTCGTGCTCCTCGGGCGCGGTCGAGCTGTGGGCCCTCGTGGGCTCCGGGCTCAGGCACTCTCCCTCGACGGGGTTCCCGTCCCTCCGATACGCCATGCATCGATTGCAGGGTCGGGAACTCCTGGAGATGCCCTCTTCCGGGCGCAGGGAGTCCCCATGCGCAATCCTTCGAAATCCATTGCAGTCGTGGCTGTCCTTCTCGTGGACCTGCTCCTGGGGGGCCCCGCCGCCGCGCATGATTCGCTGCGCGAGCGGATTGAGGCCTTCGTGCGCGCGGAGCAGAGGCGACAGAGCGTGCCCGGTCTCGCAGTGGGCGTCGTGAGTCACGGGCGGGTCGTGCTGGCGAAAGGGTACGGCTTCGCGAACCTGGAGCACCAGGTCCCCGTGGAGACGGACACCCTCTTCCAGTCCGGCTCCGTGGGGAAGATGTTCACCGCGATGACGGTGATGCTCCAGGTGGAGTCCGGCAGGTTGGCGTTGTCCGACAGCATCACGAAGTACTTCCCCGACGCGCCCGCGACATGGCGGCCCATCACGTTGCGCCACCTGCTGACGCATACCTCTGGCGTCGGCGACATCTACGACGTGCTCGACCCGCGACAGGACTACACGGACGCGGACTACCGGCAACTCGCCTATGGGCGGCCCCTCCAGTTCCCCGCCGGCCTGCGCTGGAGCTATAGCAACACCGGCTACGTCCTGCTGGGCGTCCTGGTGAACCAGGTCGCGGGCACCTCCTACGTCAACGTCCTGGGGTCGCAGGTCTTCCGGCCCGCGCACATGAAGACCGCGCGAGGCATCAGCGAGGAGGACGTCATCCTGAACCGTGCGTCCGGCTACAGCGTCGTCAACGGCGTGGTCAAGAATCAGGTGTGGGTTTCGCCGTCGTTGAATCGCAACGCGGACGGTTCGCTCTATTTCTCCTTGAAGGACGTGCTGGCCTGGGACGCCGCCGTGGACCAGCGCGCCATCCTGGGCCGCGGAAGCTGGCAGCAGATCCTGACGCCCGTGAAGCTCAACAGCGGGGCCTCCTATCCGTATGGCTTTGGCTGGACGATCAAGGAGCGCGCGGGCAAGCCTCAGCATCAGCACGCTGGTAGCTGGCAGGGCTTCGTCAGCGTCTACTCCCGTTTCCTCGGGGACGAGCTGTCCATCGTGGTGTTGATGAATTCCAACACCGCGAACCCCACGACATTCGTGGATGGGATCGCGGCCATCGTGAACCCGGCGCTCGCGGTGCCTCCCCTGGCGCCCATTCCCGACGGAGAGCCGGCGATGACGGCGCGGTTCAGGGCGATACTCGAACAGCTCCGGAACGGGACACTGGATCCGGCGGATTTCGCGTACATCCCGAGCTGGTTCTTCCCGGAAGAAGTGCCGTACTACCAGGACCTGTTGCAGGACCTGGGGCCTGCGGGGCCGCTCGTCCTGGCGAAGCGCGAAGTGCTGGGCGATGACCGCGTCTACACGTACCTCGTGAAGTTCGGGGCCGCGACCTGGCGCTACAAGGTGGGCATCATCCCGGATGGCCGCGTGACCGGCCTTGGCCTGCAGAAGGACTGACACCGGGTCCCCACGGGCGCATGATGTTCCCTGGAGGTCACACGTGAGGCGCAGGTGGCGACAAAGGGCGTTCGCGCAGGTGGCGATGGCGGTGCTGGCGGCAGGTTGCGGCGCATCGAATGGTTCAGAGCCTCCTCGCGACTGCGTTCCCTCCGGCGGTGCCACGGGCGCCCCCGGAACCATCGAGGAGGCGGTGGCACTCATCAACTCCCTGCCCCGCCCCACTTCCGTGGCCTGCCTCGTGGAGAGTCTGGACTGCCCCCTGCGGGTGAGTGCCACGGAGAGCGACTTCAGCGCGCAACCCGCGCATGGCCGGCGCAGCCCTCGCATCTTCCTGTTCTCGGGGCCCCTCATCCTCTCGGTCGTCCCCGACGGCCCGGGAGCGGAGGTCGTCGAGTTCAGCCAGCTCGACGCCTCCGGCCGCTCCATCAAGGGAGAACTGGCCTTCCCCATTGAAGCCGAGGTGCCCCCCGAGGCGCCCTACACGAAGGTCATGTTCCAGCCCGACCTCACCGTCTGCGCGTTCTGTCACGCGGACGAGAAGCCCGCATATCGCGTGGGTAACGCGTGGGCCTACTCCTCCCAGGCGCTGCGCCCGGTGGACTCCTCGCTCGTCCCGATCGAAGAGCTCCGGAAGGAAGCCTCCACCTGCGACGCCTCCGTCGAACCCGAGCGCTGCCGACTCCTTCAGGAGCTCTTCGAGCACGGCATGCCACGCGCTCACGCCTTTCCCTCGTCACTCCCGACCTTCCCCTGATTCATGCCTCGACGGAGGCGCCGCCCGCGGGTCGGGAGCTCGTCTTCACCTTCCGCCGGGCCGGAGCACGAACGCTGGGAAGGGCGCGATTTCACGGGGCAGAGCCGCTGAGGCGGGCGTGTTAGCGTTCCGCGCGATGAGCGGGCAAAAAGGGACGATTGTCGAACTCAACCCCATCGACGCCCTCGGGTGGATCGAGCTCGACGAAGGCGGTCGGGTGCGCTTCGGCGGCACCGCGCTCAAGAGCTTCGCCGTGAGCCCCTCGGTCGGCACCCGGGTCGAGGTGCACGGCACCGCGCCGGGCTACAAGGGCGTGCCCAAGGCGGTGATGGTGACGCCGCTCGTCGTCGCGCCCGCGGCCACCGAGGAGCCCAAGGCCGAGCCGAGCCGCGCGAAGAAGAAGACCCCATGGCCGACCTTCGTGCGCGAGCACCCGCGCTGGAGCGACGTCGCCGAGACCTGCGTGCCCTGCGCGCGCAAGGCGCCTCGCCCCGAACTCCCCGAGCACCCGCTGTTCGCGCCCTGGCGCCGCGAGCTCTGCGAGACCGCGCCAACCTGCGTTGATTTGAAGGTGCCGCATTACCTGAAGCCCGAGAGCTTCGAGCCCGGCCCCGGCGATTGCTTCGCGCACGGCCCCGTCGCCTGGCTCGACGAGCCGCGCTGGCCGAGCTGCGGCGTCTGCGCTCGCCCGCTGGAGATGTGCGTCCAGATCGCGCCGGCCGTGCTCGCGGACTTCCTCCCCGGCGGCCGCGGCCTCGCCGCGCTCTTCTGCTTTCACTGCGGCATCGAGAAGACCCGCGATCCGCGCGTCGCGTACGTGCGCCTGGTGGAGCCGAGGCACCGCGTGACCGCCCCCGAGGCGTGGAAATCGACGTCGAATCGCTTGCGGCGCGAGAGCCAGCGGGTGACGCCGGCCTCACCGGCAACCGAGCTACCGCCGGCGAACTGGTACCGCTGTCGCTTGGAGATCACGCCGGAGACCGCGTCGAGCGCGCTCTTCGGCTTCGATACGCTCGAGCTCGACGGGCCGTTCCCCGAGGGCTTTGATCCGGATCGGCTCGAGGAGGTCGACGTGGAGTACGACGACTGGCTCGCGCAGCAGCGCGGCGGCGCGCGCTGGGGCGGAGCTCGCCTCGGCGGCGTGGCGGGCTGGGAACTGGCCGACGCGACGCCGAGCTGCGCCCACGGCGAGATGCTGCACCTGCTCGACTACGCGGGCGGGCAGTTCCTCGAAGGGGCGCTGCACGTGTTCTCGTGCCGCGAGCGGGTCTGCGAGCTGGCGTTCGTCGCGGAGTTCTGAGGCGCCTGCGCTCGAACGTCACTTGCTCCCTCAAGCGGGGGCGGAGCCGGGGCTGGAGGAGGAGAGCCCGGCTCAGGCTGCGACGGTGGAGTCGATGATGGAGCGCACGCCGCGATTGGATTGGGCGGGACTGCTGCGCCGGACGTTCGCGCTGGAGGTCTTCGCCTGCTCTCGGTGTGGAGGCCGCAGGAGGGTGCTGGCATCCCTGACGGCCCCCGGCCTGACGGAGGCGGTCTTCGACCCCTCGCGAAGCATCATTCGCGCGAAGTCGGACGTGCCGTCGTCAAAGGTCAACACAATCGGCTTCGCCGGGGCCGGCGTCTGCAGAATCATGACGCTGTAGTACTCGTCCAGCGGCAGCGTCGTGAAACCGTTGCTCGCCAGGTACGCCTTCTGCTCCTTGAACTTCGTCACGGACAGCTGGTAGCGGCCGCTCGGGTCGGTGGAGACGACGTGGTAGCACAGCACGGGAATCGAGATGCGGGTCGCGGACGCGTCAGCCGGCGCGGACCGGCTCACGGCAGCGGGGGGCCTCCGATGGCAGCAGGAGGCCCAGGGCCACCACCAGCGTGATGATGAGGTCCTTCATGTTGGCTCTTTCATGGATGGCGATACAAATGAAACCAGCCGCCAGCAGCCGGCACGCAGCCTGCTGGCGGCTGAAGTCAGGTCATGACTACAGCATGCCCCGGGAGTCAAGGGTGCTTGCGGGCGCGGGACTGGAACGCTCAGTGCCCAGGCGAATTGCTGTCGAGGCCCTTTCGTATCTGCTCGACCGCGTCGCGCACCTCATCGAAGCGATAGAGATTCTCCTGCTGAAGGGGCCCGATGGGACGGTCTATCAACACGAACCGGTCGTCGTCCCCGCTGAGCCAGAACAGATGCGCATGAGCGAACGGGATGCTCAGCAGGCGCGCTGAATAGTCACCGCTGACTTTGGCGTCTATCCAGTCGATCGCCGCGTCAATCTTCTCCACCACCGGGAGTGCCCCGATGGCATCGAGCGACAGACCGTCGCCGATGATGCTCGAGCGGGCGAAACCGGCGGCGCGGCCATCAAAGAAGATCTGATGCCAGTAGCCGAGCTGGGTGAACGCCTTCTCGGGCGAGGTGGCCGCGCCGAAATCGTGGCGGAGCGTCCAGACGGAGAAGCTCTCTCCGAGGGATACCGCCTTGGCGGCACGCAGGTCGG
This DNA window, taken from Corallococcus coralloides DSM 2259, encodes the following:
- a CDS encoding serine hydrolase domain-containing protein, translated to MAVLLVDLLLGGPAAAHDSLRERIEAFVRAEQRRQSVPGLAVGVVSHGRVVLAKGYGFANLEHQVPVETDTLFQSGSVGKMFTAMTVMLQVESGRLALSDSITKYFPDAPATWRPITLRHLLTHTSGVGDIYDVLDPRQDYTDADYRQLAYGRPLQFPAGLRWSYSNTGYVLLGVLVNQVAGTSYVNVLGSQVFRPAHMKTARGISEEDVILNRASGYSVVNGVVKNQVWVSPSLNRNADGSLYFSLKDVLAWDAAVDQRAILGRGSWQQILTPVKLNSGASYPYGFGWTIKERAGKPQHQHAGSWQGFVSVYSRFLGDELSIVVLMNSNTANPTTFVDGIAAIVNPALAVPPLAPIPDGEPAMTARFRAILEQLRNGTLDPADFAYIPSWFFPEEVPYYQDLLQDLGPAGPLVLAKREVLGDDRVYTYLVKFGAATWRYKVGIIPDGRVTGLGLQKD
- a CDS encoding DUF2306 domain-containing protein produces the protein MTTTTKARRLVPAALVALSLVPILAGAARLAELAGGAELTPHNARFFASPLPVVLHVLSASVYCVLGACQFAPDFRRRRPGWHRVAGRLLVACGLLAGLSGLWMTLFYPRAEGDGVLLDGLRLLFGAAMVLSLVLGLAAILRRDVGRHRAWSIRGYAIGLGAGTQVLVSVPWFLIVGTPGELARALLLGAGWVINLAVAERVIRRQTASPVRAAQMREGLLEVRASVGNASRPL
- a CDS encoding xylanase/chitin deacetylase, with translation MSRSAPADASATRISIPVLCYHVVSTDPSGRYQLSVTKFKEQKAYLASNGFTTLPLDEYYSVMILQTPAPAKPIVLTFDDGTSDFARMMLREGSKTASVRPGAVRDASTLLRPPHREQAKTSSANVRRSSPAQSNRGVRSIIDSTVAA